The Streptomyces uncialis genomic interval CCTCACGTCCCACGGCGGTGAAGCCACGGGCGGCATAGAGACGGACGGCCGGGTTCCCGTCCTCCACGCTGAGGCTCAGCCCGTCGGCGCCGGACCGCTCCGCCAGCCTCACCAGTTCGTCCAGCAGGGCACTCCCGACACCACGTCCCCGATATGCGGGCAGAACACCGATGGTCAGCTCCGGCACCTGCGGGCCGACATGGCCGTACCCGGGTTCGTCGGCCGGGAAGACCCGCGCCCAGGCAGCACCCACAGGCCGCCCGGCGTCGTCCTCGGCCACCACGCCGAAGTCTCCCGGCCGGGGCCACCCCGTGACGTAGTGCGCGATGTCCGGCGTCCCCAGGGCCTCGTCAAGGGTGAACCGGGGCCCGTCCCAGTTGAACGCCGCGAGCAGCACCTCCCCCAGAAACCCCCCGTCCCCCGCCCCCGCGGCCCGCAACCGAACCCCCGCACCGAAAACACCCGCCCCATCCGTCATCCCCCCTACCTACCAACACCCCCACACCCCCCGCGACCCATTAACCCCCAGTCCACAGGAACAGCCCCGCACCCGAAGGACATCATCAGCCAGCCAGCGCCCCCAAAGGGGCGCGGGGAACTGCGCAAACCCACGAGCGACGGCACA includes:
- a CDS encoding GNAT family N-acetyltransferase; translation: MTDGAGVFGAGVRLRAAGAGDGGFLGEVLLAAFNWDGPRFTLDEALGTPDIAHYVTGWPRPGDFGVVAEDDAGRPVGAAWARVFPADEPGYGHVGPQVPELTIGVLPAYRGRGVGSALLDELVRLAERSGADGLSLSVEDGNPAVRLYAARGFTAVGREGASDTMLLPFHGASTATGR